The Salvelinus sp. IW2-2015 unplaced genomic scaffold, ASM291031v2 Un_scaffold1798, whole genome shotgun sequence genome contains the following window.
caggaactgggaaactggtcagaattgaaggaatgacagattgcgctaaatacagggaaattcttgagggaaacctgtttcagtcttccagagctttgagactgggacggaggttcaccttccagcaggacaatgaccctgagcatactgctaaagcaaMacttgagtggtttaaggggaaatatttaaatgtcttggattggcctagtcaaagcccggacctcaatccaattgagaatctgtggtatgacttaaaaattgcggtacaccagcggaacccatccaacttgaaggagctgtagcagttttgccttgaaggatgggcaaaaatcccagtggctagatgtgtcaagcttatagagacataccccatgaGACTTGCAGcggtaattgctgcaaaaggtggcctatacaaagtattgactttggcggggtgaatagttatgcatgctcaaattgtccgttttttttgtcttatttgtgtcacaaatgtttttatttagcatcttcaaagtggtagatatgttgtgtaaatcaaatgatacaaatcccccMaaaatctattttaattccaggttgtaaggcaacaaaataggaaaaattacaaggggggggggtgaagccACTGTAACTAATCTCTGCAACCTGAACTAAATCAGCTGCTCGATTTAAAATGTTAATGTTAAGGCTAACTGTCTTTCTCTGTTATCAGATGATGTGAACTTTGACCTCTGACGGTTGGTGTACTGATGATGACGAAGCTAACCGTACTAAACTGTTGACCCATCCAACTGCCTCTGAACAGGTCCAAGCACCACCATGCCTCAGGTACACAGCCTTATTATACTACAATATATTCTTCATTATTCTTCATAATATATAGATACTTTATCATGATGAGTTGCTAGGTTACAAACTTAATGCTGGCTATTGTACAATATCACAACAGAGTCATTTCYGACTTTCTCTCRctttctctctctgtcctcctccccctttACCTTTCTATCTCCCCCATCCAACTCTGaccccttccccttctctctctccagccaggTAGCAGTGGGATGGAGCCTGTCTTTGGTGAGGCCTATGGGACCAACGGGTTATCTGTGACCTTAGAGCCATTCACCATCTCTCCTACAGGGGGCATTGCAGAGTCAGACAACGTAGGTACAGTGGAAAACATTTGTCACTTGTGTATGTCCCATGTctgaatcagtggaggctgctgaggggaggcgaggtcataataatggctggaatggagtcaatggaatgtgtttgatgtgcttgataccattccactaattccgctYCAGCAATTGTGAAACCATgtgcttgataccattccactaattccgctccagcaaTTACCACGAGCCCCAACTCCCCAACTAAGGTGACACCAATCTCCGGTCTGactcagtccctgattagaggggatgGAAGAATGAAAACCATCAATGCTATTGACCTCTGGATCTGGAATTGAATACGACAGAAGTAAaaaacgatgtgtgtgtgtgtatgtaactcAGTGTTATCATAGACAGAGTATGTGTTTGGTCTGTGTTGTAGTGTCCTAAGGGTGTGGTGGTGATGTTGGGGGCCCCAGCCTTGTCCCTGTGTCGAGGCCAGCAGCCTGGATGTGAGCTACTCAGTGatctcttggaggatgtgttcaCTGACGACACACACAYCTCCGAGCGTCGCTGGGACATCTCGGCACTGGATGACATCACACACTACACCAAAGGCAGCCCAGAGGGGGCACCACCGAGCTGCGAGAGCTCCTCCGTCTCACCTGAGGTATGAGTTACTCTTAACCACAGGTTGTCCGGATTGACATCATCACCAACCTTCACCATTAGATCCCGGGAAGTCACTTCTGGTTCTGGAGATCTACAGGGTGTGCAGCTGTTTGTTCCAGCCAAGCACTAACACAACTGAGGAAGCTATTGATTAGTTGAGTCTGATGTGGGTCCATGGGCAGTCCTTAGGAACTCTGACCATGGTTTAGAGCAAACTTCTACCTACTCTGTTTTGCTCTCCACAGGGAGGCAGAGAAGAACCATGGTTATCCCTAAGACCAGGGGAGAGGCAGCCGAGGAACCCCACAGACCTCACACCCTGTGTAGGGTTGGGGGCTGGACACCTCCTCCTGGCTGGTAGATATCCGGAGTCCTGGAGCCAAGAGGCTGGAGGGCGGGAGAGTGAAGCTAGGGAAGGGCTGCAGCAGGTGGGGCAGGAAGAGATGGTGCATAACTACTCTCTACAGAGTGAGCCAGACACTGAGTCTAGTCAAGGAACAGACAGCGAtattgaagaggaagaggaggagaaggaggaagatgggaaagaggaagaggagaaggggacAGAAGCcatggaggaagagaaagggaaggaagaggaggagcttcAGTCCCATAAGAGACAAAAGAAACGCCGGCGTTACTGGGAATGTAGCCTCTTCAGTGAGGCAGACCTGGGGAGAGATGGCGATAAAGATAGATTGAGAGCcaaatggagagatggagagaaggatagagggagagccGAAGAGAGATATGAAGAAGGAGATGAAGATAAATATGAAGGGGATATCATCTGGGACCCTAGCACCC
Protein-coding sequences here:
- the LOC112072004 gene encoding CREB3 regulatory factor-like isoform X2; this encodes MLGAPALSLCRGQQPGCELLSDLLEDVFTDDTHXSERRWDISALDDITHYTKGSPEGAPPSCESSSVSPEGGREEPWLSLRPGERQPRNPTDLTPCVGLGAGHLLLAGRYPESWSQEAGGRESEAREGLQQVGQEEMVHNYSLQSEPDTESSQGTDSDIEEEEEEKEEDGKEEEEKGTEAMEEEKGKEEEELQSHKRQKKRRRYWECSLFSEADLGRDGDKDRLRAKWRDGEKDRGRAEERYEEGDEDKYEGDIIWDPSTLPTTMCLKEGTSTNGKRGQRKARRTDASDLTPSPGKLQSLGEQLHTLSSALEGLTPVSDLPVTARAPTRKERNKLASRACRLKKKAQHEANKIKLWGLNQEYDGLLWAVLQIKELIRQRVESREEDTERGCLRERLEDILKESAGPRVAGRGKLFVERILKNPAGRQSTRETKGEGSSDPSH
- the LOC112072004 gene encoding CREB3 regulatory factor-like isoform X1, with protein sequence MPQPGSSGMEPVFGEAYGTNGLSVTLEPFTISPTGGIAESDNCPKGVVVMLGAPALSLCRGQQPGCELLSDLLEDVFTDDTHXSERRWDISALDDITHYTKGSPEGAPPSCESSSVSPEGGREEPWLSLRPGERQPRNPTDLTPCVGLGAGHLLLAGRYPESWSQEAGGRESEAREGLQQVGQEEMVHNYSLQSEPDTESSQGTDSDIEEEEEEKEEDGKEEEEKGTEAMEEEKGKEEEELQSHKRQKKRRRYWECSLFSEADLGRDGDKDRLRAKWRDGEKDRGRAEERYEEGDEDKYEGDIIWDPSTLPTTMCLKEGTSTNGKRGQRKARRTDASDLTPSPGKLQSLGEQLHTLSSALEGLTPVSDLPVTARAPTRKERNKLASRACRLKKKAQHEANKIKLWGLNQEYDGLLWAVLQIKELIRQRVESREEDTERGCLRERLEDILKESAGPRVAGRGKLFVERILKNPAGRQSTRETKGEGSSDPSH
- the LOC112072004 gene encoding CREB3 regulatory factor-like isoform X3; translated protein: MPQPGSSGMEPVFGEAYGTNGLSVTLEPFTISPTGGIAESDNCPKGVVVMLGAPALSLCRGQQPGCELLSDLLEDVFTDDTHXSERRWDISALDDITHYTKGSPEGAPPSCESSSVSPEGGREEPWLSLRPGERQPRNPTDLTPCVGLGAGHLLLAGRYPESWSQEAGGRESEAREGLQQVGQEEMVHNYSLQSEPDTESSQGTDSDIEEEEEEKEEDGKEEEEKGTEAMEEEKGKEEEELQSHKRQKKRRRYWECSLFSEADLGRDGDKDRLRAKWRDGEKDRGRAEERYEEGDEDKYEGDIIWDPSTLPTTMCLKEGTSTNGKRGQRKARRTDASDLTPSPGKLQSLGEQLHTLSSALEGLTPVSDLPVTARAPTRKERNKLASRCTYTLGHRHIHTTYLTYLSNYRGIIR